Proteins co-encoded in one Spirosoma endbachense genomic window:
- a CDS encoding glycoside hydrolase family 88/105 protein has product MIYKKLACIGLLIMLVGSQTNAQKLPEKKEILAKMTLANDYFMKKWPDTGKEIVTNKTRPSNIWTRAVYYEGLMDLYKTDRQPRYYDYAVDWSEKHHWGMRSGTKTRNADDQCCGQTYIDLYLIDKKPERIHDIKISIDSMVASRKIDDWNWIDALQMAMPVFAKLGVIYSDNAYFEKMYQMYQFSKTQHGGNGLYNPKDHLWWRDKDFVPPYKEPNGKDCYWSRGNGWIVAALVRVLDIMPKNAPHREEYQQMYLDMMRALVPIQRPDGFWNVSLLDPTNYGGKELSGTALFTYGMAWGMNKGLLDRKTYAPIVTKAWKAMVTDCVHPDGKLGYVQGTGKEPKDGQPVTYDSTPDFEDYGLGCFLLAGSELCKLK; this is encoded by the coding sequence ATGATTTATAAAAAATTAGCCTGTATTGGCTTGCTTATAATGCTGGTGGGCAGCCAGACTAATGCTCAGAAATTGCCCGAAAAGAAAGAAATACTGGCCAAAATGACACTGGCGAACGACTACTTTATGAAAAAGTGGCCGGACACCGGTAAGGAAATCGTAACGAATAAAACCCGGCCCAGTAACATCTGGACACGGGCTGTTTATTACGAGGGATTGATGGATTTGTATAAGACCGACCGGCAGCCACGCTATTACGATTATGCTGTCGATTGGAGTGAAAAGCACCATTGGGGAATGCGTTCGGGAACAAAAACCCGTAATGCTGATGACCAATGCTGTGGGCAGACCTACATTGATTTGTACCTGATCGATAAGAAGCCGGAACGCATTCATGATATCAAAATCTCCATCGATTCAATGGTGGCAAGCCGGAAAATCGACGACTGGAACTGGATCGATGCCCTGCAAATGGCCATGCCTGTCTTTGCCAAATTGGGCGTTATCTATTCCGACAACGCGTATTTTGAGAAGATGTATCAGATGTATCAGTTCTCGAAAACGCAACATGGGGGTAATGGACTTTACAATCCGAAAGATCACCTGTGGTGGCGCGACAAGGATTTTGTACCTCCCTACAAAGAGCCGAACGGGAAAGACTGCTACTGGTCACGGGGAAATGGCTGGATAGTAGCCGCTCTGGTTCGTGTGCTCGATATTATGCCCAAAAATGCCCCCCACCGCGAGGAATACCAGCAAATGTATCTCGACATGATGCGGGCGCTGGTGCCCATTCAGCGACCAGACGGTTTCTGGAATGTGAGCCTGCTCGATCCAACGAACTATGGTGGGAAAGAATTATCCGGAACAGCTTTGTTTACCTATGGTATGGCCTGGGGAATGAATAAGGGCTTGCTGGACCGTAAAACCTATGCGCCAATCGTGACCAAAGCCTGGAAGGCCATGGTTACCGACTGCGTCCATCCAGATGGCAAGTTGGGTTATGTACAGGGAACGGGTAAGGAGCCCAAGGATGGCCAGCCTGTAACCTACGACAGCACACCCGATTTTGAAGATTATGGATTAGGCTGTTTCCTGCTGGCAGGGAGCGAATTGTGTAAGTTGAAATGA